The DNA region AACACTTCTACGACCAGATGGAGGCGGTCGAGCCGTACTTCCAGACGAACGACCTGCCCGACGGCGAACTCGAAGAGCAGCGCCAAACCCGCGAGAACCGCGAGAAAGTGAAGATGTCGACACGATGCATCTGGTGCGGTGCCTGTATGTCCTCGTGCAACATCGCGGCGGGCGACAACGAGTATCTCGGCCCGGCGGCCATCAACAAGGCGTACCGCTTCGCGATGGACGAACGCGAGGGCTCGGACATGAAAGAGCACCGCATGCGCATCCTCGAACAGGAACACGGCGTCTGGCGCTGTCAGACGCAGTTCTCCTGTACCGAGGTGTGCCCGAAAGACATCCCGCTGACGGCGCACATCCAGGAACTCAAGCGAGAGGCCGTCAAGAACAACCTGAAGTTCTGGTAGTGAACCTCAAGTTCACCCAGTCCTAACAACGATCAGAAATCAGATATGTACGAACACGACGTAATCGTAGTCGGCGCGGGCGGCGCCGGTCTGCGCGCCGCCATCGCGGCGCAGGAAGAGGGGGCGGACGTGGCTATCGTCTCGAAACTCCACCCCGTACGCAGTCACACCGGCGCGGCCGAAGGCGGCATCAACGCCGCGCTCCGCGACGGCGACTCGTGGGAGGACCACGCGTACGACACCATGAAGGGGTCGGACTACCTCGGCGACGCCCCGGCCATCGAAACGCTCTGTCAGGACAGCCCGAAGGAGACCATCCAACTCGAACACTGGGGGATGGCGTTCTCCCGGGACGACGACGGCCGCGTCAGCCAGCGGCCGTTCGGCGGCCTCTCGTTCCCGCGGACGACGTACGCGGGCGCGGAGACGGGCCACCAGTTGCTCCACACGATGTACGAGCAGCTCGTCAAGCGCGGCATCAAGGTGTACGACGAGTGGTACGTGCTCAACCTCGCCGTCTCCGACGAGGAGGTTCCCGAGGACCGCACCTGCCACGGCATCGTCGCCTACGACATCCAGTCGGGTGAGGTGTCGGGCTTCCGCGCCCGCAACGGCGTCATCCTCGCGACCGGCGGCCCGGGCCAGGTGTACGACCACACGACCAACGCCGTCGCCAACACCGGCGACGGGGTGGCGATGGCCTACCGCGCGGGCGTCCCGATGGAGGATATGGAGTTCATCCAGTTCCACCCGACGACGCTGCCGTCGACGGGCGTTCTCATCACCGAGGGTGTCCGCGGTGAGGGCGGCATCCTCTACAACGAGAACGGCGAGCGGCTGATGTTCGAGTACGGCTACGCGAACAACGCCGGCGAACTCGCCTCCCGCGACGTGGTGTCGCGCGCCGAGTTGACCGAGATCAACGCCGGCCGCGGCATCGACGACGAGTACGTCCACCTCGACATGCGCCACCTCGGCGAGGAGCGCATCATCGACCGCCTCGAGAACATCGTCCACCTCTCGGAGGACTTCGAGGGCGTCGATCCGCTCGAAGAGCCGATGCCGGTCAAGCCCGGCCAGCACTACGCCATGGGCGGCGTCGAGACCGACGAGAACGGCGAGACGTGCATCACAGGACTCTACGCCGCCGGCGAGTGCGCCTGTGCCTCGGTTCACGGCTCGAACCGTCTCGGCGGCAACGCGCTCCCGGAACTCATCGTCTTCGGACGCCGCGCCGGCGCGCACGCCGCAGGCAAGGACCTCGGCACGGCCGAGATCACGACCGGCAAGCGCGGTGAGTGGGAAGCAGGCGAAGTCGACACGCCCGTCGCCCCCGGTGCGGTTCGAGGAACGGACGAGGACGCCGTCGCCGACGGCGGGAAAGCCCCTGACGGCGGTGCCGTCGCCGCGACCGGCGACGAAATCGTCACTCGTGCCGTCGACGCCGAGAACCGCCGCATCGACCGCTTGATGACCAAAGAGGACGGTGTCCAGCACGCCGAGATTCGCTCGGAGGTCCAGAAGTCGATGACGCGGCACGTCAACGTCTTCCGCGAGAAGGACGGCCTGAAGCAGGCGCTACGCGACCTCAGAGAGGCGCGCGAACGCTACACCGACGTGTACGTCAACGACCCCTCGCGGACGTACAACACCGACCTCATCCAGACCATCGAGACGCGCAACATCCTCGACCTCGCGGAGGCCATCACGCTCGGTGCGCTCGCGCGAAACGAGTTCCGCGGCGCGCACTGGCGTAAAGAGCACCAGGAGCGCGACGACGAGAACTGGCTGAAGCACACGATGCTGTCGTGGAACGACGGGTCGCCGGAACTGTGGTACAAGCCGGTCATCCTCGAAGGCGAGGAGAAGACGTACGAACCGAAGATTCGCAGCTACTGAAGCGCCGTCTTTCCGTTTTTCGACGCCCGGTGACCAATGAGTATTAGCTTCCGTCGGTAGTAGTCCGACGTGGAAGGGTAGCTCAGTGGTAGAGCAACCGCCGTTCGGGTGCGCACGCATCCACGGTGGATTACGTAGGCTTCGCGTGGTTCGACTCCCGCCCCTTCCGTTCGACCGCCGCACTGGTTCGATGACGAACGATTGTCAAGGTTCCGGCAAATCACGACGACAGTCGAAAGCTTACCGCCTGAAAGTCCAGCCTACCGGACGTTTCGAGCGTTACTCGAATACGGAGTAATCGTCTGATGGCGGCTCTAGAGACCGATTTCGTCGCTTCCTGAAAGGTTCGACAACTGTCGTAGAGGGATTTTATTATTGTCGAAGACGTTGGCCGGAGCAAGATGATGTCTCAATCGAGTCAGCGGGCAACCGTGCCCGATACCCTCCGGTCGCCGCGCGCAAAACTCGTGTACCTGTACCTCTCGACACACGGTGACGCCACCGTCGCGGAACTCCAAGAGAGTCTCGCCATGACGAAACTGACGCTCTACAGCATCCTCCGGACGCTGCAAGGGGAGGGACTTGTCGGGCGCGACGCCGACTCAGACCGGTACTCGCTCGTCTGAGCGGCTATCGGTTCCTCGGAGCGCGCGCTTTCCGGACCGTCGAACCGTCTCTAACCATATCGTCGCAGCGCGGGCAGACCCGCGGGTTCTCCATCCCTTCGGGCGTAAAGACACGGGCGTACGCGCTGGTGACGAACGCGCCGCAGTTCTCACATTCAGGCATATCGATACGTTTCGGCGGTACCTGTATATAAAATTTCTTGGAATCAGAGGAGCGCGAGCGCCACGCCGAGCAGAATCAGTCCGAACAGCAGCAGTACGACGCCGAGGAAGAACCGGTCTGCTCCATCCATCGTACCGAGAGTGTACGCCGATTCGACATAAACGTTCGCCGAGGTTCGTCAGGTTCGCCAAGACTCACCAGGGTTCGCCGCCGTCACAGCTCCCGGTCGAACCCGCGGACCGACGCCTCCATCGAGAGCACCGCCGCCAGAATCAGGAGACAGACGCCGGAGACGAGTGCGACGACGGAGACGGTCACCACGTCGACGCCGAAGCCCGCCTGCGTGAAGGGGTTGCCGCCACCCGCGGCGACGTATCCCTCGACGGCGTCGACGCCGCCGAATCCCAGGAGGACGAACGCGTGTGCCATCGCCGTCGCGAACCCGCCCGTGACGAACCCGAGCAGCGAACAGACCGCCTCGACGTTGAGCAGTTCGCGGGCCTTCGGTTCGCCCATCGACCGACCGAGTCGAAGCCGCCAGACGCCCACCGCCGCGTGGCCGACGCCGGTCAGCGAGACGAGGGAGACGCCGACCATCGCGATGAACGCCACTTTCGGCGCCGAGAACGCGACGGAGTCGGCGAAGTACGACCGCCGCACCGTCGGCGGCAACGACGTGAGCGCCGGATACAGCGCCGCGAGCGAGAATAGGAGGTACCCCTGCCACGTGAGCTTCCGCGCGATAGATTGCTGAAAGAGGGTGTGTCGCTCCGCTTGCAGTCGCTCGTAGGCGGATTCGCCCAAGAGCGCGTCGGCAATCGGATCCTCGACTGACACGCTGGTGGGTCCATGCTCCTGATATTTGTATGTGTCGCCACTAGTTAGCACACCCATCGGTTACGGTTCGCAATCGAGTCTCGTCACTCGCCCATCAGGGTCCGCCGACACACGTCGTACGCCCGTCTGACGTAGTTATTTATGCCCTACCGCATATCTGTCACTGCGCAGTCGGATACTGCACACTCCGCGCCGTGGACTCACCGCGGCAACCTGACACACCTTCTCCGCGCCGCCCGCCGCCACGGAGCGAAGCGCGAACCGGTGCCGAACGCGTGGTGAGACGTCGCGAGAGGCGTCGCTCGCCTACTGCTCACTCGGAGCGACGCCGGAACTGGCGGAGTGTGTCGTTTTTGAGGCGTTCAGCCGACGTCTCGACGAACCCGCGGTTGGAGAAGATTCGCCCCCAGCGACGGTAGTAGAGGGGGAACTCGTCGTCGACGTAGTTCACCTCGGAGACCTCGTTTCCTTCGGAGCGTCCGCCGCTTTCGCCGAGTTCGGTTCCCTCCGTACACTCGTCGGCCGCACCCTCTATCTCGACGGTGACGAGATAGTCGCTCGTGATGCGCGCGAGTTCGTCGAACACCCACTCGTGGTCGGGGTGGATGTGCTGGAGCGTCTCCACCGAGTAGACCGCCTCGAAGGCGTCGTCGTCGAACTCCGGGACGACGTTTTCGATGGTGTCGATGTGGAACGTTCCCGCGGCGGCGAGTTCGGGATACGCCTGCCGCATCACCGTCATCGCCTCCTCGTTGACGTCGATGCCGTGGAGATTCCGGTAGCCGTGGTCGTGGAGGTGCGCGAGATGCCGACCCGAACTACACCCGAGTTCCAGAATCGACGCGTCCGCGTCGAACTCGGCGTCGATGCGCCGACGAATCGCCTCGCTCGCTTCGTCGGGACCGTAGTACGCGTAGTAGTCCGGGGAGAACTCGCCGGAGCGTTCGGCCCACCGTTGACGGACTTCGTCGGGGTGCATATCTCGAACGTATCCGCCCGCGCGGTTAAGCGACCGGTTGTGTCGGAGCGACTTCGTCGGTTCTCGAACCGCGAAGCGACCCGCTACCGGAGTAGTCGCTAAAAAATAGGTAGTTCGGTGAAGAACCGTTTCGAGTGACTTCGGTTCTTAGAGTCGGGTGACGTTCGTCGCGCGCGGACCCTTCGGGGCCTGCTCGATGTCGAACTCCACTTCCTGTCCCTCTTCGAGGTCCGGGCCGCCGACGTCTTCCATGTGGAAGAACACGTCGTCGTCCGCATCTTCTGTCTCGATGAATCCGTAGCCGCCGGTGTCGTTGAAAAAGTCGACCGTACCTTTCGCCATTGCATCTAGTCTGACTCGCTACCCACTCATAACCCTTTTGAGCGAATCGGGGGAGGTGAGACAGGGCTCCGGACGAGTCGAAGAGTCGGATAACGGCCGCCTATCGGATGGAGACGCCGTTTTCGCCTACGTTGACTCGTTCCGAGACTGATGTGCTTCGAACGCCACGCCGAACACGACCCCGAGCGCGATACCGATAGTCAACTGATCCATCGCGACGCCGACTGCGACACCGAGACCAAGACCGAGTGCCATCCCTGTGCCGGTGTCTCGCTTCGAACTGGTTTCCTCGCTCGACGGGGCCATCGCCGGTCAGTACTCCGGATTTCGAGATAATACTGCCGGTCACTAGGGTCTTCGTGTCGAAGACACCTCCGGGGAGTTACCCCTCACGTCCGTTCGGGCACAGAAAAAGCCAGGAGTGGGATTCGAACCCACGAAGTCTCGATTACAAGTCGAGTGCATGAACCGCCCATGCTCTCCTGGCGCGCCGCGGGTTATCGGTCCGTCGGGGCGGTATTATCGTTTTCGACACGCTTCTCCAACTCGACGCGGTGGAGGCGGTAGCCGCGGCGTTCGTACAGCCTGCGGGCGGCCTCGTTTCCGGCCATCGCTTCGAGATGGATCACGTCCGCGCCGGCGTCGGCGAGCGCGCGCTCGGCGGCATCCAAGAGCGCGGTCCCGACGCCGTCGTTTCGGTACGCCGGGTCGACGTAGACGTTCTGAATCGCCCCCCGGCAGACGTCCTGCGCGTAGCTGTCGGTCTCCGGTTCGAACATGACGAAGCCGACGAGTTCGCGGTCGTCCGCGCGCGCGACGAGCAGTCCGCCGGTGACGACGTGTCGCGCGATGGCGTCGTGAATCTGTCCGCGGTTCGCCTCGGCGTGGAGATGCGAGCCGAACTCGCGTTGTCCAGCGGCGAGCGTCACCCATAGCTCGGCGATGCGCTCGGCCTCCTCCATCTTCGGGGATTCTATCTGTACGCTCACGGAGAACCGCCTCCAGGTCGGCGAGCGCGGTCGGCGTCGTTCGGTTCGATACCCATTTTTCCGTGCCAAACGGTATAGCGTTTTCTTCGGTCGGTTTCCGCAGCGATGGCATCGAGCGCGCAGGGTATTCCATCGTCGCGCGCTCGCGGGACCGACGAACGGGAGTTCGAAACGATTTCCTTCGACGCCCGAGCGTGTCGACATCATGGGAGACGACCACCGTTCGATGCCCGAACAGCAGCAAGTTGCCGCGTTCCTCGACCGGTACGAGATGCACGCCGACCCGGCGTACCAACTGCTGGACCTTACCTCCGAAGTCGGCGAACTCGCCGCCGACGCGACGAAATCCTCACAGTGGGGTGCGTCGCCCGAATCGCTCGACGTGAAGACCGACGAACTCGGTGACGCGCTGTTCTCGCTTCTGACGCTCGCCGAATCGCTCGACATCGACGCGGGCGAGGCGCTGCGCGAATCGCTCCGGAAGTACGAGTGTCGCATCGCCGAGAGCGGCGACGCGTCCTCGGCGGAGTAACGGCTGGGTTCGGACGTCGACGACCGACGCCGTTCCCCACCGAGCGTCGGCAGCGAAACGGCGTCTCTGGAAATTCCTCGGGCAGACGCCGTCAGACCTCTCGGCAGTCAGAACAGACGAGTTGTCCGTTGACGTTCGAGAGCGTCCGAGCGAGCGATCCGCACACCTCACAGATGCTCTGCGAGGAGTACGCCTCCGAATCGACGCCGCCGTTCGTCTCGATGTCGGAGGGGTTGTCGTTCGGCTCTCCGAACTCGCCGCCGGCGGGCGTCCGATCTCGGCTCTCCGGCCGCATCTCCTCCTGGGTCAACGTCGCTGCCATCAGGATGTCCCGTTCGGTGAGCAGCCCGACGAGTTCGCCGTTGTCGACGACGAGCGCCCACGGCGTCGCCTCCGAGCGCATCCGGTCTTTGGCGACGACGAGCGCCGTCTCCGACTCCACTATCGGTTCCGGTTCGACCATCACGTCCGAGACTGACGTCTCGTCCCTGTCGTCCAACACGACACCCAGCGCCACCCGCGAGGAGACGACGCCGACGGGCCGGTTTCCGCGGAGGACGACGATACAGTCGGCGTCCTCCTCGAACATCAACTCGGCAGCGGCTCGAACCGAGTCCGACTCACTCACCCCGACGAACTCTCGCTCCATGGCATCGCGTACCGTGACATCCGTATTCATACTAGAGTGTTTGCCGGAAATGGGCTAAAGTCTACCTCCAGTAGAGTTAATCCGCCCGACGTGCTATCTTTCTGTTCCGCGATTTCGGACGGACAGACCGCGGCCGGATGCTGCGCGACCTGTCAACGAACGCGGTTCGAGCGTCGGAAACAGTAGGTTCAAATCGCTCGGTGGACGCCTATCTGTAATGACCATCCCCTCGTTCGTCATCGGCATCGCGGGCGGCACGGGGGCGGGAAAGACGACCGTCTCACGACTCATCACCGAGAGCGTCGGCGAGTCGGTGACGCGAATCCCGCTCGACAACTACTACGAGGACCTCAGTCACCTCGAGTTCGAGAAGCGAACCGAGGTGAACTACGACCACCCCTCGGCGTTCGAGTGGGAGTTACTGCGCGAGCAGTTGACCTCGCTCACCGAAGGTCAGTCGGTCGAGATGCCGCAGTACGACTTCGAGATACACAACCGACAGGAGGAGCGCGTGACCGTCGAACCGACGGACGTCATCATCCTCGAAGGAATTCTCTCGCTGTACGACGAGGAGATAAACGAGATGATGGA from Haloprofundus halobius includes:
- a CDS encoding MazG nucleotide pyrophosphohydrolase domain-containing protein, with product MPEQQQVAAFLDRYEMHADPAYQLLDLTSEVGELAADATKSSQWGASPESLDVKTDELGDALFSLLTLAESLDIDAGEALRESLRKYECRIAESGDASSAE
- a CDS encoding CBS domain-containing protein, with amino-acid sequence MNTDVTVRDAMEREFVGVSESDSVRAAAELMFEEDADCIVVLRGNRPVGVVSSRVALGVVLDDRDETSVSDVMVEPEPIVESETALVVAKDRMRSEATPWALVVDNGELVGLLTERDILMAATLTQEEMRPESRDRTPAGGEFGEPNDNPSDIETNGGVDSEAYSSQSICEVCGSLARTLSNVNGQLVCSDCREV
- a CDS encoding helix-turn-helix domain-containing protein, which gives rise to MMSQSSQRATVPDTLRSPRAKLVYLYLSTHGDATVAELQESLAMTKLTLYSILRTLQGEGLVGRDADSDRYSLV
- a CDS encoding GNAT family N-acetyltransferase: MSVQIESPKMEEAERIAELWVTLAAGQREFGSHLHAEANRGQIHDAIARHVVTGGLLVARADDRELVGFVMFEPETDSYAQDVCRGAIQNVYVDPAYRNDGVGTALLDAAERALADAGADVIHLEAMAGNEAARRLYERRGYRLHRVELEKRVENDNTAPTDR
- a CDS encoding DUF7563 family protein, which encodes MPECENCGAFVTSAYARVFTPEGMENPRVCPRCDDMVRDGSTVRKARAPRNR
- a CDS encoding FAD-binding protein, producing MYEHDVIVVGAGGAGLRAAIAAQEEGADVAIVSKLHPVRSHTGAAEGGINAALRDGDSWEDHAYDTMKGSDYLGDAPAIETLCQDSPKETIQLEHWGMAFSRDDDGRVSQRPFGGLSFPRTTYAGAETGHQLLHTMYEQLVKRGIKVYDEWYVLNLAVSDEEVPEDRTCHGIVAYDIQSGEVSGFRARNGVILATGGPGQVYDHTTNAVANTGDGVAMAYRAGVPMEDMEFIQFHPTTLPSTGVLITEGVRGEGGILYNENGERLMFEYGYANNAGELASRDVVSRAELTEINAGRGIDDEYVHLDMRHLGEERIIDRLENIVHLSEDFEGVDPLEEPMPVKPGQHYAMGGVETDENGETCITGLYAAGECACASVHGSNRLGGNALPELIVFGRRAGAHAAGKDLGTAEITTGKRGEWEAGEVDTPVAPGAVRGTDEDAVADGGKAPDGGAVAATGDEIVTRAVDAENRRIDRLMTKEDGVQHAEIRSEVQKSMTRHVNVFREKDGLKQALRDLREARERYTDVYVNDPSRTYNTDLIQTIETRNILDLAEAITLGALARNEFRGAHWRKEHQERDDENWLKHTMLSWNDGSPELWYKPVILEGEEKTYEPKIRSY
- the udk gene encoding uridine kinase gives rise to the protein MTIPSFVIGIAGGTGAGKTTVSRLITESVGESVTRIPLDNYYEDLSHLEFEKRTEVNYDHPSAFEWELLREQLTSLTEGQSVEMPQYDFEIHNRQEERVTVEPTDVIILEGILSLYDEEINEMMDLRLYVETDADVRILRRIERDVVDRGRDLEGVIDQYLSTVKPMHEQFIEPTKKHADLIIPEGANSVAVDLLEEKVRAEVTGDATRNWERESFDRELSDTVTLSEPEP
- a CDS encoding class I SAM-dependent methyltransferase; its protein translation is MHPDEVRQRWAERSGEFSPDYYAYYGPDEASEAIRRRIDAEFDADASILELGCSSGRHLAHLHDHGYRNLHGIDVNEEAMTVMRQAYPELAAAGTFHIDTIENVVPEFDDDAFEAVYSVETLQHIHPDHEWVFDELARITSDYLVTVEIEGAADECTEGTELGESGGRSEGNEVSEVNYVDDEFPLYYRRWGRIFSNRGFVETSAERLKNDTLRQFRRRSE
- a CDS encoding cold-shock protein; translation: MAKGTVDFFNDTGGYGFIETEDADDDVFFHMEDVGGPDLEEGQEVEFDIEQAPKGPRATNVTRL